The proteins below come from a single Dehalococcoidia bacterium genomic window:
- a CDS encoding aspartate aminotransferase family protein has product MADWQKLEKKYLMGTFKRLPVTIVKGKGARVWDEDGNEYLDFLGGLAVDVLGHSHPVVVNAVAKQARELIQTSNLVYTVPQVKLAKLMVENSCLDKVFFCNSGSEACEGAVKLARRYGKLHRKGAWEVITATKSFHGRTLAMTAATGQHKFQEPYVPLPDGFVNVLYDSIDAIKKATTDKTCAIMMEPIQGEGGVNVPADDYLKKVRSWCDKKGILLILDEIQTGIGRAGSLFAYEQYGVEPDIITLAKGLGGGVAIGAFMAKDEVSVFEPGEHGSTFGGNPLACAAGYATISYMLKNGVIDNCHTVGDYLAKSISGLKKKSPLVVGVRGRGLLLAMELSRDVSSDLVMECLKEGLILNPVLPNAVRFVPPLIITKDDVDEAMEIVKKVLARMGKK; this is encoded by the coding sequence ATGGCTGACTGGCAAAAATTGGAAAAGAAATACCTGATGGGCACTTTCAAACGCCTGCCCGTGACTATCGTCAAGGGTAAGGGGGCGCGTGTCTGGGACGAGGACGGCAACGAGTACCTGGACTTCCTCGGGGGGCTGGCGGTTGACGTACTGGGCCACTCGCATCCCGTGGTCGTCAACGCCGTGGCGAAGCAGGCGCGGGAGCTGATACAGACCTCTAACCTGGTCTATACCGTGCCGCAGGTCAAGCTGGCCAAACTTATGGTCGAGAACAGCTGTCTGGATAAAGTGTTCTTCTGCAACAGCGGTTCCGAGGCATGCGAGGGCGCGGTGAAGCTGGCGCGCCGTTACGGCAAGCTGCATCGCAAAGGGGCCTGGGAGGTCATCACGGCGACAAAATCGTTCCACGGCCGCACGCTGGCCATGACCGCGGCTACGGGGCAGCACAAATTCCAGGAGCCTTATGTGCCGCTGCCCGACGGTTTTGTGAACGTCCTTTATGATAGCATCGACGCCATTAAAAAGGCGACGACTGACAAGACGTGCGCGATCATGATGGAGCCGATACAGGGCGAGGGCGGCGTCAACGTTCCTGCCGACGACTACCTGAAGAAGGTGCGCTCTTGGTGCGATAAGAAGGGGATACTGCTGATCCTCGATGAGATTCAGACCGGCATCGGGCGCGCGGGCTCGCTGTTCGCCTATGAGCAGTACGGGGTGGAGCCGGATATCATAACGCTGGCCAAGGGTCTCGGCGGCGGGGTGGCCATAGGCGCTTTCATGGCTAAGGACGAGGTCTCCGTATTCGAGCCGGGAGAGCACGGCTCGACGTTCGGTGGCAACCCGCTGGCCTGCGCCGCGGGATATGCCACGATCAGCTACATGTTAAAGAACGGGGTTATAGATAACTGCCACACTGTCGGAGACTACTTGGCCAAGTCGATAAGCGGCCTGAAGAAGAAGTCGCCTCTCGTCGTCGGAGTGAGAGGGCGCGGCCTCCTGCTGGCCATGGAGCTTTCGCGCGATGTCTCGTCGGACCTTGTGATGGAGTGTTTGAAGGAAGGGTTGATACTGAACCCGGTGCTGCCCAATGCGGTGCGCTTCGTCCCTCCTCTTATCATTACGAAGGATGACGTGGACGAGGCTATGGAGATCGTGAAGAAGGTGTTGGCTCGGATGGGAAAGAAATAA
- the argB gene encoding acetylglutamate kinase, whose translation MNKPIVIKIGGSTFGKGETVIEDIVALQKEGFNPVVFHGGGNEVTSWLKLMGIETKMVDGQRVTSKESLRVVVAVLAGLVNKEIVAQIQARGGRAVGLCGVDGCMLEAEVQTKTHGLVGEVVKVNIEPLQAVIDKGYIPVIAPPSYGIGSVKILNVNGDPAAGALAAALGAKKLIMLTDVAGVLDKKGQLLDRLDRDKIQALIASGVIAGGMIPKVKACLRALDGASAAQIIDGRAPHSVIDAVKGKKTGTIIV comes from the coding sequence ATGAATAAACCAATCGTAATCAAAATCGGGGGCAGCACCTTTGGCAAGGGCGAGACGGTCATAGAAGACATCGTCGCGTTGCAGAAGGAAGGCTTCAACCCGGTCGTGTTCCACGGCGGCGGCAACGAGGTCACCTCCTGGCTCAAGCTAATGGGCATAGAGACCAAGATGGTCGACGGCCAGAGGGTGACCAGCAAAGAGAGTCTGCGCGTGGTGGTCGCCGTGCTGGCGGGCCTGGTAAATAAAGAAATCGTAGCGCAGATACAGGCCAGGGGCGGGCGCGCCGTAGGTCTGTGCGGCGTGGACGGGTGCATGCTGGAAGCCGAGGTGCAGACAAAGACGCACGGCCTCGTAGGCGAGGTGGTCAAGGTCAATATCGAGCCGCTGCAGGCGGTCATCGATAAAGGCTACATTCCCGTCATCGCGCCTCCGTCTTACGGCATCGGCTCTGTAAAAATATTGAACGTGAACGGCGATCCGGCCGCCGGGGCGCTGGCGGCCGCGCTCGGCGCGAAGAAGCTCATCATGCTCACCGACGTGGCCGGAGTTCTCGATAAAAAGGGGCAGTTGCTAGATAGGCTCGACCGTGATAAAATACAGGCTCTTATCGCATCGGGCGTGATCGCGGGCGGCATGATCCCCAAGGTAAAGGCGTGTCTGCGCGCATTGGATGGAGCATCGGCGGCGCAGATAATCGACGGGCGCGCTCCGCACTCCGTCATCGATGCGGTGAAGGGAAAGAAGACAGGAACGATAATCGTTTAG